The nucleotide window GGCCGCGCCGCGGCTGGCCGCCTCCATCACGCCAGCCGGACGGCCGCCGCAGAGCAGGACCCAGCCCTCCCGGGCGATGGCCTCCCCCAGCGCCTCGGCCAGGGCGTCCACCGCGGCGGTGCTGACCGAGCCGCCCATCACGCCGATGACGGGGCGCCGGCGTGACCTGTGCTCCGGCATGGTGCCTGACACCACTCCCCTCCATCGTCCAACCGCCCGGACAGGAGCGATTGCCCGAGATCAGGCGGGCCCTTCCTCCAGGAAGCAGACCTCGTGGCCCAGATAGCGGCCTTCCTCGTAATCGAAGCGCGCCAGGAAACGTCGTCCCGCCAGCAGCCAGGGCAGGAAGTGGCGGTCCCCCTCCCACAAGTCCAAGTCCAGCAGCTCGGGGCGGGGCACCCAGACGAGGTGGCCCTCGGGCGGGTCGGGACCCTGCTCCCCGGCCAGCTCCGTGCCGTGGAAAAGGAAGACCGACCAGTCGCGGCTGCCGTCGAAACGGGGAAAGGTGATATGCCCGGCGAAACGCAGGCGGCCCGCGATGAGGCCGCACTCCTCGGCGATCTCGCGGCGGGCGCAGTCGAGCGGCGCCTCGCCCGCCTCCAGCTTGCCGCCCAGGCCGTTGTGCTTGCCGAAGTGGAGGTCGTCGGGCCGCTTGTCGCGCTTGATCATGAGCAGGCGCCCCTCACGCTCCAAGTAGCAGAGCGTGGCCTCCACCACCTGCGTCATCGTCGCTGGCCGGTCAAATCGTAGGTGAAGGCCTGGCGTAGTTCCCGCGCCACCGTGTCCGGACCCAGGCTGGAGACGATGGGCAGGTCGTCCTCGCCCAGGCAGGAGGCCACCACGGGGAAGGCCCGGCCCAGCACGCTGGAAAAGGGCGTCAGCTCCTCGGCGCAGTGCCAGCGGCCGGCGCCTCGCTCTTCCTGGTTCAAGCGCGCCAGCGCCTTCTCCAGCGGGGCGTAGCGGAAATACCAGGTGTTGCTGCTCTCGCCCTCCCAGAAGCCGGGGGCGCGCCAGCGGTTGACGGTGAGGGCCCACATGTAGCCCGGGTAGTGCAGGTCGTGATACCAGCCGCCCTCGCCCTCGACCGAGACGAGCTGCACACGTTCTTCGTCCAGGCGGTTGCGGGCCACCATGTGGAGCAGGCTGCCGTCCTCCAGCGAGGGATTGAATTCGCTGATGAGCAGGGCGCGGCCCAGTTCGCCGTGGTGGACCGAGCGCGGCACGCGCCAGGAGACGAAGCGGTGATGGTGCAGTGTGCGCTGGACGAGGCCCTCTTCGATCAGGCGCGGTCCGGCGTGGAAACCGTCCAGGCGGGCGGCGCGGCTTCCCTTCTGGAGCAGGGCGGGAATGGCCTGGAAGCAGTCCTGGTGGACGAGGGACTCGGCGCGGCCGGCCGCCCGGCCGGCGCGGATGACCTCGATCAGCCCCTGATAGAAGGCGAGGACGGGGGCCTCGGCCCAGGCCCAGAAATCACCGGTCTCCGCCGCGCCCACCAGGATCTCGCGATGGGCCAGGGCTGTCTCCGGCCACAGCAGGCAATAGGCGGCCAGGATGCCGTCCACGTCCAGGTGGTTGTTGACGACGAGGCCGTGGTCCGGCATTTCCCCGAAGAGGAGGAAGTTGAGGGCGATCTCGGTGGAGCTGTCGGCCTGGAAGCGTTCGTTCGTGGTGTTGGGATTCCAGTGGCTCAGTTCGATGTCCTGGCCTTCCCGCAGCGTGCGGCTGGTGCCATCCACGTAAATGCGGATCTCGGGCTGGGCGGGCGGGGGGCCGTCCGCTTCAAGGAAGAAGCTGAGCGCCATGGGCGTCGTCCTGATTGAGTCTCCTGGCTGAACTTAATGAAGCGACTGCTTTGGGGAAGTGAATTCAGGAAAGGAATCGATGTCCGCTCGCCTGGCCCCCACACCAACGGCTGAACAGGACCTCGCCCAGTTCCCGGGCTTCATCCAGAAGCGGGCGGGGGTGGTCGGCCGGAGCGAAGATGACGAGGAGGAGGCGCCGCGTCTCCAGGCCGACGGAGGTGCGGGGCGAGTCACTGGTGGGGCTGCCGAAGGGGCCGGCCTCGTCGAAGAGGCCCAGCCGCCCCTCGAGGTGGACC belongs to bacterium and includes:
- a CDS encoding 8-oxo-dGTP diphosphatase, whose amino-acid sequence is MTQVVEATLCYLEREGRLLMIKRDKRPDDLHFGKHNGLGGKLEAGEAPLDCARREIAEECGLIAGRLRFAGHITFPRFDGSRDWSVFLFHGTELAGEQGPDPPEGHLVWVPRPELLDLDLWEGDRHFLPWLLAGRRFLARFDYEEGRYLGHEVCFLEEGPA